A single Brassica rapa cultivar Chiifu-401-42 chromosome A04, CAAS_Brap_v3.01, whole genome shotgun sequence DNA region contains:
- the LOC103864442 gene encoding serine carboxypeptidase-like 13 isoform X1 yields the protein MSLTLKLITLLLLALSHHAESGSIVKFLPGFEGPLPFELETGYIGVGDKEDLQMFYYFVKSENNPQEDPLLIWLTGGPGCSSLFAILFENGPLALKFELYNGTLPSLVTTTYSWTKMANIVFLDQPVGAGFSYSRTPLLNKVSDTGEVKVIHEFLQKWLSKHPEFYSNPFYVTGDSYSGKIVPPLVQEISRGNYICCKPPINIQGYILGNPITQIKSEDNSKIPYAHGMALISDELYESLKRICKGNYENVGSRNTECLKHIEMYNKCTDKLNRYHILLPDCDMTSPDCFLYNYFLLDKWANNERVRRALQVTKGSIGEWKRCNYDVIPYNYDIQSTVPYHMNNSISGFRSLIYSGDHDMVVPFIATQAWIRSLNYSIVDDWRPWMVNDQIAGYTRGYANKMTYATIKGGGHTAEYKPNETFVMFQRWISGQPL from the exons atgagTTTGACTCTTAAGCTAATAACCCTGCTTCTACTTGCCTTGAGTCACCATGCTGAATCTGGCTCCATCGTTAAGTTCCTTCCGGGGTTTGAAGGCCCTCTTCCTTTCGAACTTGAAACCGG ATACATTGGTGTTGGTGATAAAGAGGACCTACAAATGTTCTACTATTTCGTTAAGTCTGAGAATAATCCGCAAGAAGACCCTCTTCTTATTTGGTTAACAGGAGGACCTGGATGTTCTTCTCTTTTCGCCATTCTTTTCGAGAACG GGCCTTTGGCTTTGAAGTTCGAGCTTTACAATGGAACTCTCCCTTCTTTGGTCACTACTACATATTCATGGACAAAG ATGGCCAACATAGTATTCTTGGATCAGCCAGTTGGTGCTGGCTTCTCCTACTCAAGAACTCCACTTCTTAATAAAGTTAGTGATACAGGTGAAGTTAAGGTCATCCATGAGTTTCTTCAAAAG TGGCTAAGCAAGCATCCAGAGTTTTACTCCAACCCATTTTACGTTACCGGAGATTCTTATTCCGGTAAGATTGTTCCGCCACTCGTACAAGAAATCTCAAgag GGAATTATATATGTTGCAAACCTCCCATAAATATCCAG GGTTATATCCTCGGAAACCCTATAACACAAATTAAATCGGAAGACAACAGTAAAATTCCATATGCTCATGGAATGGCATTAATCTCGGATGAACTCTATGAG TCACTAAAAAGAATCTGCAaaggaaattatgaaaatgtggGTTCGCGTAACACAGAATGCTTAAAACATATTGAAATGTACAACAAG TGTACTGACAAACTAAACAGATACCATATACTATTACCAGATTGTGATATGACATCTCCTGATTGCTTT CTATATAACTACTTTCTCCTTGACAAGTGGGCTAACAACGAGAGAGTTCGCAGAGCTCTTCAAGTCACTAAG GGGAGTATAGGTGAATGGAAGCGATGTAATTATGATGTCATTCCGTATAACTACGACATTCAAAGCACCGTACCATACCATATGAATAACAGCATTAGTGGCTTTCGATCTCTTATCTACAG TGGTGATCATGATATGGTGGTGCCTTTCATTGCAACTCAAGCATGGATAAGGTCTCTCAATTACTCCATCGTTGATGACTGGAGACCTTGGATGGTCAACGATCAAATCGCTGG atATACGAGAGGTTATGCCAATAAGATGACATATGCTACTATCAAA GGAGGTGGACACACGGCAGAATATAAACCAAACGAAACATTCGTCATGTTCCAAAGGTGGATCAGTGGCCAGCCTTTGTAA
- the LOC103864442 gene encoding serine carboxypeptidase-like 13 isoform X2, producing the protein MSLTLKLITLLLLALSHHAESGSIVKFLPGFEGPLPFELETGYIGVGDKEDLQMFYYFVKSENNPQEDPLLIWLTGGPGCSSLFAILFENGPLALKFELYNGTLPSLVTTTYSWTKMANIVFLDQPVGAGFSYSRTPLLNKVSDTGEVKVIHEFLQKWLSKHPEFYSNPFYVTGDSYSGKIVPPLVQEISRGNYICCKPPINIQGYILGNPITQIKSEDNSKIPYAHGMALISDELYESLKRICKGNYENVGSRNTECLKHIEMYNKCTDKLNRYHILLPDCDMTSPDCFLYNYFLLDKWANNERVRRALQVTKGSIGEWKRCNYDVIPYNYDIQSTVPYHMNNSISGFRSLIYSGDHDMVVPFIATQAWIRSLNYSIVDDWRPWMVNDQIAGYTRGYANKMTYATIKASFLVDTRQNINQTKHSSCSKGGSVASLCNRG; encoded by the exons atgagTTTGACTCTTAAGCTAATAACCCTGCTTCTACTTGCCTTGAGTCACCATGCTGAATCTGGCTCCATCGTTAAGTTCCTTCCGGGGTTTGAAGGCCCTCTTCCTTTCGAACTTGAAACCGG ATACATTGGTGTTGGTGATAAAGAGGACCTACAAATGTTCTACTATTTCGTTAAGTCTGAGAATAATCCGCAAGAAGACCCTCTTCTTATTTGGTTAACAGGAGGACCTGGATGTTCTTCTCTTTTCGCCATTCTTTTCGAGAACG GGCCTTTGGCTTTGAAGTTCGAGCTTTACAATGGAACTCTCCCTTCTTTGGTCACTACTACATATTCATGGACAAAG ATGGCCAACATAGTATTCTTGGATCAGCCAGTTGGTGCTGGCTTCTCCTACTCAAGAACTCCACTTCTTAATAAAGTTAGTGATACAGGTGAAGTTAAGGTCATCCATGAGTTTCTTCAAAAG TGGCTAAGCAAGCATCCAGAGTTTTACTCCAACCCATTTTACGTTACCGGAGATTCTTATTCCGGTAAGATTGTTCCGCCACTCGTACAAGAAATCTCAAgag GGAATTATATATGTTGCAAACCTCCCATAAATATCCAG GGTTATATCCTCGGAAACCCTATAACACAAATTAAATCGGAAGACAACAGTAAAATTCCATATGCTCATGGAATGGCATTAATCTCGGATGAACTCTATGAG TCACTAAAAAGAATCTGCAaaggaaattatgaaaatgtggGTTCGCGTAACACAGAATGCTTAAAACATATTGAAATGTACAACAAG TGTACTGACAAACTAAACAGATACCATATACTATTACCAGATTGTGATATGACATCTCCTGATTGCTTT CTATATAACTACTTTCTCCTTGACAAGTGGGCTAACAACGAGAGAGTTCGCAGAGCTCTTCAAGTCACTAAG GGGAGTATAGGTGAATGGAAGCGATGTAATTATGATGTCATTCCGTATAACTACGACATTCAAAGCACCGTACCATACCATATGAATAACAGCATTAGTGGCTTTCGATCTCTTATCTACAG TGGTGATCATGATATGGTGGTGCCTTTCATTGCAACTCAAGCATGGATAAGGTCTCTCAATTACTCCATCGTTGATGACTGGAGACCTTGGATGGTCAACGATCAAATCGCTGG atATACGAGAGGTTATGCCAATAAGATGACATATGCTACTATCAAAGCAAGTTTTCTT GTGGACACACGGCAGAATATAAACCAAACGAAACATTCGTCATGTTCCAAAGGTGGATCAGTGGCCAGCCTTTGTAATAGAGGCTAA